A stretch of DNA from Triticum dicoccoides isolate Atlit2015 ecotype Zavitan chromosome 2A, WEW_v2.0, whole genome shotgun sequence:
TAGAGATTGAAGGCACCCGAATTTACATTTTATCTTGACTGCACTCTTATGTGTTGTTCAGAGCAGCGCAACTCACCTCCCCATTGCCGTCGTCGTCTTCGCCCGCCATAGCCGTGGTGCTCCACGCGCTAGCTGCTGAATTATCAAGGGAAGGAGACGGCGGCTGCAGTACCTGAAAACACATTCAGAAACCAAGCGGTCGATTTATCCTTACAACGGATCGGAGACGAGCCAGGAACGCACTGCTGGGTTGGAACACTTACCAGACCAGGCAACGTCAGTGAGGCATCGCCATCTTCACCTCTCGTCGTCCCACTAGCCCCTGATTCAGCAAGAGAGAGGCCCATCGGATGCAGGGAAGTGTTTTTTTTCAAATCAAACTGAGCTAGTAGTGCAAGGAGTAGGCGAAGGAAAGCAGCTCGCCCGTCGCCCCTGTTTTTATAACACAACCCGCTGACGCAACAGGGCGCCTATAACTGCAGTTACGTCGTCGATGTTTGAATTTTGAATCCTGGAGAAGGGCGGGCAGACCAACACGCGCCCGACGGATGCATGTTGTCCAAGTGTCGGCACGCAACACGTTTTTTACTTGCCATGAAAATACCGAAAACACAAAGGCCTCAAGTTCTGAACCACGATACTTCCCCGGTTCAGCATCACATTCAGTTAAAATGGCCTTCTGAAGTTGCGCCCCCCTCGAATCATATTCAGTAAATCATCACTATCCATCCAGAGCGCACTACAAATGGTACAGCAAATGTAATTTCAGTTTTAGCTCAGCTCTCAATATAGATATGACATCCCCCCCAGATTACATCTGATTCAAACGAATATGTTCCCAAATATCAAATATTGCCCCAGAAAACAAAGTATGGTAACAGACCTAATTGTCTCTCGCCCTTACAAGAGCGAAACACTTATTCTAAAAAACATTGGAACTACAAAATTATTCTTGAAACGATAAATTCTTACATGTGTTCAAAGACACACGCGACCATTGTTGAAAACATGGACAGTTTATCTCAGACCAAATTACATTTTCTTCCCACAGCATCACCCCTTTTTTTCTCCTTGCCTCATCAAAGCAATATCAGGAAAATGAGATACATGACTCACGGAAAAAAAGAAATCAGAGTCATTGAATGGAGATTGCACTGCTCAGCTCTCGGCAAACCCAAGAGGCCTCTTGCATGTGTTCCGCCGGTGCCCCTCTATTCCGCAGTTCTTGCACTTGCTTGGCTTCCGCGGCTTCTTCGGAGCATCCCCTCGTTCTGGACATGTCGTCCTCTTGTGCCCCTCGCGCCGGCAAATGCTGCAGAACCTGGTTCTCTTACTCAGCCCTTCATATGGTGCCTTCTCCCTGCTGCTTGTCGGCCTGCCAGCACCTCTACGCTTTTCCGGAGCTGCAAGGCAGTGAAGTTCATTCATGCCCACAGAATTCACAGCACTGTTGCATTGCTCAGCCTCCTGAACTGCATTATCATTTTGGCCGTTACACGCTGCACTAACATTTCCATTGTCATTTAGACGATCCTCGAATGCCAATCCATCACGCACGGCCGCCAGAGGTGCTCCACCCCGCAGCAGGGAGTCGAGTCCAGAATTCATGTAGTCATAGCATGCAGCACTTGCATCCCCCATCCGAACAGCTTCCATGGCTTTAAAATATAATGTTGAATGCATGTACGTGAAAGACAAATTATGCGATTTGTCTTTCTGGTACTGAGCCAGGTGCTCCGGTAGTACATCTCTAGCATCTCTTGTCCACCTTTTCAAGATATGATATCTAGGGATTTCATCAAGATGTAGAATCTCCATCACCTACATTTTTCCACAAGCCACAAGTGCTGATCAGACATTGCCTTCTTGTGTTGGTTGCAACAAATAAAATGTCTACATCAATGAAGTTTCGCAGCTTACCCGCAAAGCATGGCAGCAAAGCATGCCTGTGTGCTCAAATTGACCACATTCCCACGTGAATATTGTTCTGTCTTCGTTAACTGTAACTTCATACTCCACCCTGCTCCACTTCTCTCGTTTGGCTGCATTATTGTGAGTAGTTATATATTTCCTCATATTTTCTTTTCAGTAACATTGTATGCAGTTGCTTCTATTAGTAAGCGTCCAAATTCCTCAAACATATTCCTTGTATATATTTTGCTTGCATGCCGCTCTATTGCAAGGTTTGTCCGCCGCACTGCGCACCCCTGTCACAATAGAAGCATTCGTATGAACGAGATTAGTTATTTCTTATAAATCATTAAAAACTTAATTTCATCAACCAAGATGGTAGAAACTTATTTACAATCATTGTTCTCTTCTCCTCGTAGCTTTCATCACGCTCACGGTCGAACTGAAGCCTCATGTATTgacggacgaaaacgtgcatcgggCTGGCGGGGGGCATGTATGACTTCAGCATGTGGTTTGCGCTCTCACTCCTCTGTGTACTTGTCATCTTTGCGCAGAAAACTCCTCTGAAATATGGTTTTGCCCATTTATGTCTTGTCTCATATATTTGTGTCATGTAGTTATGACCCCTCAGATTGTACTTATCAAGCAGGCCGGCCCATGCTGTTTCAAATTCCTCTTCAGTTATCATGTGATTAACAACTTTGTGAAATTCAGACTGGAAATCACTCTTCTTCGTGTAAAGCGGCCCAAGTGTTTCCTTCGCCTTCTTCAGAACATGCCACTTACACCATCGGTGCACAGTGTTTGGATAAATTTTCTTGATTGCAACCTCCATAGCTCTGCATTGGTCTGCTCATTGGAAAAAACATTCTGAATCAGAACTAAAACATTCAATAAACGGTACACACTTCGCCCGTATCGTATTATCATTTCATAGTGCATTTTTTCATTCAGTTGCAAAATGAGTTGGGATACAAACAACATATCTAAAGCCAAGGGAGATTTAGTGATCAATCATTCACCTGTGAGTATTGTCTTTGGCGCAGGTCCGCCCATCATGCGAATGAATTCGGTAAACACCCATTCGAAGCTTTCCTCTTGCTCGTCACGCATCAAAACTCCTGCCAGGATGATACTCTGATAGTGATTGTTAACTCCAACGAAAAGACCGAATGGCATGTCATACAGATTTGTTCTGTACGTGGTGTCGAATGTCACCACGTCGCCAAAGAACCTGTACTGCATCCTGCTGC
This window harbors:
- the LOC119356607 gene encoding uncharacterized protein LOC119356607; this translates as MRKYITTHNNAAKREKWSRVEYEVTVNEDRTIFTWECGQFEHTGMLCCHALRVMEILHLDEIPRYHILKRWTRDARDVLPEHLAQYQKDKSHNLSFTYMHSTLYFKAMEAVRMGDASAACYDYMNSGLDSLLRGGAPLAAVRDGLAFEDRLNDNGNVSAACNGQNDNAVQEAEQCNSAVNSVGMNELHCLAAPEKRRGAGRPTSSREKAPYEGLSKRTRFCSICRREGHKRTTCPERGDAPKKPRKPSKCKNCGIEGHRRNTCKRPLGFAES